A portion of the Lolium rigidum isolate FL_2022 chromosome 1, APGP_CSIRO_Lrig_0.1, whole genome shotgun sequence genome contains these proteins:
- the LOC124685032 gene encoding serine carboxypeptidase-like 18 isoform X5, with protein sequence MATAPPRRSLLLLLPQLLLLRSLLAAATPSITTKAVPRLPGFSGPLPFSLETGYVELDDGVRLFYYFIQSERDPEEDPVLLWLTGGPGCSALSGLVYEIGPFYFDFEGYTGSGLPTLLYKPASWTQVSNVIFVDSPAGTGFSYDTTGNRTIPSDTIVIQQLHTFLQTWFDEHPQFLPNPFYVAGDSYSGIIIPPLAMKIAKGIEYGDERLINLKGVIAGNPLTDLMLDFNSRVPFLHRMGIISDELYEAAREGCRGQYRSPSNADCANSLQAIDYNSTYFLSEVWINDEPVRESLGIHKGTVPSWLRCDFDIPYTKEITDAVDGHLALIAKGYRAMIYSGDHDASIPYVGTQAWIRKLNLPITDNWRPWYVDGQVVGFTRTYSNNLTYATVKGAGHTAPEYMPKECLAMIDRWLSGEPL encoded by the exons ATGGCGACAGCGCCACCGCGCCGGTCGCTGCTTCTGCTGTTACCGCAGCTTCTCCTCCTCCGCTCCTTGttggccgccgccacgccgtcgatCACCACGAAAGCCGTGCCGCGGCTTCCCGGTTTCAGTGGACCCCTGCCCTTCTCCCTCGAAACAGG GTACGTGGAGCTGGACGACGGCGTCCGCCTCTTCTACTACTTCATCCAgtcggagcgcgacccggaggagGACCCCGTCCTGCTCTGGCTCACCGGCGGCCCCGGATGCTCCGCCCTCTCCGGCCTCGTCTACGAGATCGGTCCTTTCTACTTCGACTTCGAGGGGTACACCGGGAGTGGACTGCCTACTCTGCTCTACAAACCAGCATCTTGGACCCAG GTTAGCAATGTCATCTTCGTCGATTCTCCGGCAGGGACAGGCTTCTCGTATGACACCACGGGCAACAGAACCATACCAAGTGACACCATTGTCATTCAACAGCTACACACCTTTCTCCAAACG TGGTTTGATGAACACCCACAGTTTTTGCCCAATCCGTTCTACGTTGCGGGTGATTCGTATAGCGGCATAATCATACCTCCTCTTGCTATGAAAATTGCTAAAG GGATAGAATACGGTGATGAGCGGCTCATCAATCTCAAG GGTGTCATTGCTGGCAATCCATTAACTGATCTAATGTTGGACTTCAACTCTCGGGTTCCGTTTCTTCATCGGATGGGAATCATATCGGATGAACTCTACGAG GCTGCTCGTGAAGGCTGTAGAGGGCAATACCGTAGCCCATCGAACGCTGATTGTGCCAATTCCCTCCAAGCCATTGACTAT AATTCCACCTACTTTCTGTCCGAGGTATGGATAAACGACGAACCTGTAAGGGAGAGTTTGGGTATTCACAAG GGAACAGTTCCATCATGGCTACGATGTGATTTCGATATACCTTACACAAAGGAAATCACCGATGCAGTGGATGGTCATTTAGCATTGATTGCTAAAGGATACCGGGCCATGATCTACAG CGGCGACCATGATGCTAGTATACCTTATGTTGGCACCCAAGCATGGATCAGAAAACTTAACCTGCCCATCACAGATAATTGGCGACCATGGTATGTGGACGGCCAAGTTGTTGG GTTCACAAGAACTTACTCCAACAATCTGACATATGCAACTGTAAAG GGTGCTGGACACACAGCCCCGGAGTACATGCCCAAGGAGTGTCTTGCCATGATCGATAGATGGCTCTCGGGTGAACCTCTTTGA
- the LOC124705157 gene encoding uncharacterized protein LOC124705157, whose amino-acid sequence MTAPEALEVRCAGCGETLEVEQGMTEFACPGCATPQALPPELMPPPRPRRALPLHHGRGSGGGGAGNRMPCGGCGALLSVPWGLRRITCPLCDSDLAVDGDRLYAGVQVISPPGAASCAPSSLCRPEEEPLSQAIHVGQVQVGRCNKPNHFEQTHGPFSVRSVHRESTNSLRSSPKASVYVGCADDAHVDQLFHEEESHIKLPSGTVVRHDFKKKATLSASSVPICAERIVLEYPSKVSNAPMSQGAPANYPVHTEEAHGQCQTNTVGSHGNQKARHASASSIVEQETVTPPSHAACAQQVHVESHGNTAGWDKKRKKSSSTTGGKHKKKHRVSNEELHLKCNKHSSAQPENIGKSNTVQEPVPSPDENQFNSSDIDRIIVNLHASSLSQKQAPRAGPNELDNIDVTLTPLSVDISLVNGVPQCYSQYSARAKGALANRSCSPAQEHGMPQECSDVIQEIKDDSHPVQVEVECHHNKATGQHKGAAKGFMHLPNERESVEDRFYTGTHQQVTVATAFCDPTPSPVLTATLSPSTASPSVSRSSVHRSPPYCQPPESFHSQDADAGTTGYKKSKRRARGPTKLIEPRREADRPVLTPINVDSTWDIDPPCPKVASTITLLLKQWHPGSAYRRVSQQTNEVHPGQSVLHFYEYHSDRRAIIMDEFLQRYKWATGREAECLKLFNRRTVRQFTGLLCDEKRRARLALFASRKIKETPDVPKSNGQSNVDEEGARKKLKLPRRDPAAVGQDDDDPLQWKPFPPEWMLPKWWEMLCERWASEEILQVSAQKRKNRFTGGSAQHTAGSRSITMHRKLMMIENGGKPVSEVELFNKTHKHDGGKGDFVTEKARQTMEAFQRRLKEAGDTGLDPHLAWSQEVGGRKRGRYYGLPGIIDKAQIGPLKSTSGSSGRNTTQMFTQDQVQEMINRATQQLNETWENRFQSLEESMLSMASPNIPQHGPCSSAAGGPGAEDDESSHEHTSDSADEGTYQSTEDGSGVHVSD is encoded by the exons ATGACGGCGCCGGAGGCCCTGGAGGTGCGGTGCGCCGGCTGCGGCGAGACGCTGGAGGTGGAGCAGGGGATGACGGAGTTCGCCTGCCCCGGCTGCGCCACGCCGCAGGCCCTCCCGCCGGAGCtcatgccgccgccgcgcccgcgccgcgCGCTGCCGCTCCACCACGGCcgcgggagcggcggcgggggagcCGGGAACCGGATGCCGTGCGGCGGGTGCGGCGCCTTGCTGAGCGTGCCGTGGGGCCTCCGGCGCATCACCTGCCCGCTGTGCGACTccgacctcgccgtcgacggcgaCCGCCTCTACGCCGGCGTCCAGGTCATTTCGCCGCCGGGCGCTGCTTCTTGTGCGCCCTCGTCCCTGTGCCGGCCGGAG GAAGAGCCCTTAAGCCAAGCGATTCATGTAGGACAGGTTCAAGTAGGAAGATGCAATAAGCCAAACCATTTTGAGCAGACACATGGACCCTTTTCTGTTCGTTCAGTTCATAGAGAGTCAACCAATTCACTCAGATCAAGCCCAAAGGCTTCCGTTTATGTGGGGTGTGCAGACGATGCACATGTTGATCAGTTATTCCATGAAGAGGAGTCACATATTAAATTACCCAGCGGGACTGTTGTCAGGCATGATTTTAAGAAGAAAGCTACACTATCTGCTAGTTCTGTACCCATTTGTGCTGAGAGGATAGTGCTGGAGTATCCTAGTAAGGTTAGCAATGCACCGATGTCACAAGGTGCGCCTGCCAATTATCCAGTTCATACAGAGGAGGCACATGGACAGTGTCAAACTAACACCGTTGGAAGTCATGGAAACCAGAAAGCTAGACACGCTTCAGCGTCTAGTATTGTGGAGCAGGAGACAGTAACGCCTCCGAGTCACGCTGCTTGTGCACAGCAAGTGCATGTCGAGTCGCATGGTAACACAGCTGGATGGGATAAGAAGAGGAAAAAGAGCAGCTCGACTACTGGTGGGAAGCACAAGAAGAAACATAGGGTCTCAAACGAAGAGCTTCATCTTAAATGTAACAAGCATTCGTCTGCCCAGCCAGAAAATATTGGGAAAAGCAATACTGTTCAGGAGCCAGTTCCTTCTCCGGATGAAAATCAATTTAATTCTTCAGATATTGACAGAATAATTGTCAATCTTCACGCTAGCTCACTGTCTCAGAAGCAGGCACCTCGAGCGGGACCAAATGAGTTGGACAACATTGATGTTACCTTGACTCCTCTATCTGTAGATATATCTCTAGTTAACGGTGTTCCGCAGTGCTACAGTCAATACTCGGCACGGGCTAAGGGCGCTCTTGCCAACCGGAGTTGCAGTCCAGCACAGGAGCATGGGATGCCTCAGGAATGTTCTGATGTGATACAAGAGATAAAAGATGACAGCCATCCTGTGCAAGTGGAAGTTGAGTGCCACCACAACAAAGCTACGGGACAACACAAGGGTGCAGCAAAAGGCTTCATGCATTTACCAAATGAGAGGGAATCTGTTGAGGACCGGTTCTACACTGGTACCCACCAGCAGGTGACTGTTGCTACTGCCTTCTGCGACCCTACTCCATCACCAGTGTTGACTGCCACTCTCTCGCCCAGTACCGCTTCGCCTTCTGTTTCAA GATCATCAGTTCATCGATCACCACCATATTGCCAACCGCCAGAAAGTTTCCATTCCCAG GATGCAGATGCTGGTACCACAGGATATAAGAAATCTAAGCGCAGGGCGCGTGGCCCTACAAAACTCATTGAACCACGCAGGGAAGCTGATAGGCCTGTTCTGACCCCGATTAATGTGGA CAGCACATGGGATAttgatcctccttgtcccaaggtgGCATCTACCATCACTTTACTTCTTAAACAGTGGCATCCAGGATCAGCTTACAGACGGGTTAGTCAGCAAACAAATGAAGTGCACCCAGGGCAATCGGTTCTCCATTTTTATGAGTATCATTCAGATAGAAGGGCTATCATCATGGATGAATTCCTT CAACGTTACAAGTGGGCCACTGGGCGGGAAGCAGAGTGCCTGAAGCTATTCAACCGCAGAACAGTCAGACAGTTTACTGGACTCCTGTGTGATGAGAAGCGAAGGGCTAGACTCGCGTTGTTTGCATCAAGGAAGATAAAGGAAACTCCGGATGTTCCCAAGTCCAATGGACAGTCAAATGTTGACGAAGAAGGTGCTAGAAAAAAATTGAAGCTGCCGCGCAGAGACCCTGCAGCTGTCGGGCAAGATGATGACGATCCGCTTCAGTGGAAGCCATTCCCTCCTGAATGGATGCTGCCAAAGTGGTGGGAGATGCTATGTGAGCGCTGGGCTTCAGAAGAAATCTTGCAGGTCTCTGCCCAGAAGAGGAAGAATCGATTCACAGGAGGTTCTGCCCAGCACACAGCAGGCTCGCGGAGCATAACCATGCATCGCAAACTTATG ATGATAGAAAATGGTGGGAAGCCAGTATCCGAAGTCGAGCTATTTAATAAGACCCATAAACATGACGGCGGTAAGGGGGACTTTGTTACTGAGAAAGCTAGGCAGACCATG GAGGCTTTCCAGCGGCGTTTGAAGGAGGCAGGTGATACTGGACTAGACCCCCATCTTGCATGGTCACAGGAGGTAGGGGGACGCAAGCGAGGGAGGTACTATGGACTTCCTGGTATCATTGACAAAGCCCAAATAGGCCCTTTGAAGTCCACCTCAGGTTCTTCTGGTCGAAATACAACACAAATGTTCACTCAGGATCAGGTTCAGGAGATGATCAATCGCGCCACACAGCAGTTGAATGAAACTTGGGAGAACAGGTTCCAGTCTTTGGAAGAGAGTATGCTTAGCATGGCGTCACCAAACATTCCACAG CATGGTCCGTGTTCTTCAGCAGCTGGCGGACCTGGGGCTGAGGACGATGAGTCATCACATGAG CATACTTCGGATTCTGCTGACGAAGGAACCTATCAATCCACAGAAGATGGCAGTGGGGTGCATGTTAGTGATTAG
- the LOC124685032 gene encoding serine carboxypeptidase-like 18 isoform X1, with amino-acid sequence MATAPPRRSLLLLLPQLLLLRSLLAAATPSITTKAVPRLPGFSGPLPFSLETGYVELDDGVRLFYYFIQSERDPEEDPVLLWLTGGPGCSALSGLVYEIGPFYFDFEGYTGSGLPTLLYKPASWTQVSNVIFVDSPAGTGFSYDTTGNRTIPSDTIVIQQLHTFLQTWFDEHPQFLPNPFYVAGDSYSGIIIPPLAMKIAKGIEYGDERLINLKGVIAGNPLTDLMLDFNSRVPFLHRMGIISDELYEAAREGCRGQYRSPSNADCANSLQAIDYITRDLNTAHILEKNCIEYPSPAIQKRPRLQDHGRKRLLESAVWSICRNSTYFLSEVWINDEPVRESLGIHKGTVPSWLRCDFDIPYTKEITDAVDGHLALIAKGYRAMIYSGDHDASIPYVGTQAWIRKLNLPITDNWRPWYVDGQVVGFTRTYSNNLTYATVKGAGHTAPEYMPKECLAMIDRWLSGEPL; translated from the exons ATGGCGACAGCGCCACCGCGCCGGTCGCTGCTTCTGCTGTTACCGCAGCTTCTCCTCCTCCGCTCCTTGttggccgccgccacgccgtcgatCACCACGAAAGCCGTGCCGCGGCTTCCCGGTTTCAGTGGACCCCTGCCCTTCTCCCTCGAAACAGG GTACGTGGAGCTGGACGACGGCGTCCGCCTCTTCTACTACTTCATCCAgtcggagcgcgacccggaggagGACCCCGTCCTGCTCTGGCTCACCGGCGGCCCCGGATGCTCCGCCCTCTCCGGCCTCGTCTACGAGATCGGTCCTTTCTACTTCGACTTCGAGGGGTACACCGGGAGTGGACTGCCTACTCTGCTCTACAAACCAGCATCTTGGACCCAG GTTAGCAATGTCATCTTCGTCGATTCTCCGGCAGGGACAGGCTTCTCGTATGACACCACGGGCAACAGAACCATACCAAGTGACACCATTGTCATTCAACAGCTACACACCTTTCTCCAAACG TGGTTTGATGAACACCCACAGTTTTTGCCCAATCCGTTCTACGTTGCGGGTGATTCGTATAGCGGCATAATCATACCTCCTCTTGCTATGAAAATTGCTAAAG GGATAGAATACGGTGATGAGCGGCTCATCAATCTCAAG GGTGTCATTGCTGGCAATCCATTAACTGATCTAATGTTGGACTTCAACTCTCGGGTTCCGTTTCTTCATCGGATGGGAATCATATCGGATGAACTCTACGAG GCTGCTCGTGAAGGCTGTAGAGGGCAATACCGTAGCCCATCGAACGCTGATTGTGCCAATTCCCTCCAAGCCATTGACTAT ATCACAAGGGATTTGAATACTGCACACATCTTGGAGAAAAATTGTATAGAATATCCAAGCCCCGCCATTCAGAAGCGGCCGAGGTTGCAAGATCATGGTAGGAAAAGGCTATTAGAGTCCGCAGTTTGGTCTATCTGCAGG AATTCCACCTACTTTCTGTCCGAGGTATGGATAAACGACGAACCTGTAAGGGAGAGTTTGGGTATTCACAAG GGAACAGTTCCATCATGGCTACGATGTGATTTCGATATACCTTACACAAAGGAAATCACCGATGCAGTGGATGGTCATTTAGCATTGATTGCTAAAGGATACCGGGCCATGATCTACAG CGGCGACCATGATGCTAGTATACCTTATGTTGGCACCCAAGCATGGATCAGAAAACTTAACCTGCCCATCACAGATAATTGGCGACCATGGTATGTGGACGGCCAAGTTGTTGG GTTCACAAGAACTTACTCCAACAATCTGACATATGCAACTGTAAAG GGTGCTGGACACACAGCCCCGGAGTACATGCCCAAGGAGTGTCTTGCCATGATCGATAGATGGCTCTCGGGTGAACCTCTTTGA
- the LOC124685032 gene encoding serine carboxypeptidase-like 18 isoform X7, which translates to MATAPPRRSLLLLLPQLLLLRSLLAAATPSITTKAVPRLPGFSGPLPFSLETGYVELDDGVRLFYYFIQSERDPEEDPVLLWLTGGPGCSALSGLVYEIGPFYFDFEGYTGSGLPTLLYKPASWTQVSNVIFVDSPAGTGFSYDTTGNRTIPSDTIVIQQLHTFLQTWFDEHPQFLPNPFYVAGDSYSGIIIPPLAMKIAKGIEYGDERLINLKNSTYFLSEVWINDEPVRESLGIHKGTVPSWLRCDFDIPYTKEITDAVDGHLALIAKGYRAMIYSGDHDASIPYVGTQAWIRKLNLPITDNWRPWYVDGQVVGFTRTYSNNLTYATVKGAGHTAPEYMPKECLAMIDRWLSGEPL; encoded by the exons ATGGCGACAGCGCCACCGCGCCGGTCGCTGCTTCTGCTGTTACCGCAGCTTCTCCTCCTCCGCTCCTTGttggccgccgccacgccgtcgatCACCACGAAAGCCGTGCCGCGGCTTCCCGGTTTCAGTGGACCCCTGCCCTTCTCCCTCGAAACAGG GTACGTGGAGCTGGACGACGGCGTCCGCCTCTTCTACTACTTCATCCAgtcggagcgcgacccggaggagGACCCCGTCCTGCTCTGGCTCACCGGCGGCCCCGGATGCTCCGCCCTCTCCGGCCTCGTCTACGAGATCGGTCCTTTCTACTTCGACTTCGAGGGGTACACCGGGAGTGGACTGCCTACTCTGCTCTACAAACCAGCATCTTGGACCCAG GTTAGCAATGTCATCTTCGTCGATTCTCCGGCAGGGACAGGCTTCTCGTATGACACCACGGGCAACAGAACCATACCAAGTGACACCATTGTCATTCAACAGCTACACACCTTTCTCCAAACG TGGTTTGATGAACACCCACAGTTTTTGCCCAATCCGTTCTACGTTGCGGGTGATTCGTATAGCGGCATAATCATACCTCCTCTTGCTATGAAAATTGCTAAAG GGATAGAATACGGTGATGAGCGGCTCATCAATCTCAAG AATTCCACCTACTTTCTGTCCGAGGTATGGATAAACGACGAACCTGTAAGGGAGAGTTTGGGTATTCACAAG GGAACAGTTCCATCATGGCTACGATGTGATTTCGATATACCTTACACAAAGGAAATCACCGATGCAGTGGATGGTCATTTAGCATTGATTGCTAAAGGATACCGGGCCATGATCTACAG CGGCGACCATGATGCTAGTATACCTTATGTTGGCACCCAAGCATGGATCAGAAAACTTAACCTGCCCATCACAGATAATTGGCGACCATGGTATGTGGACGGCCAAGTTGTTGG GTTCACAAGAACTTACTCCAACAATCTGACATATGCAACTGTAAAG GGTGCTGGACACACAGCCCCGGAGTACATGCCCAAGGAGTGTCTTGCCATGATCGATAGATGGCTCTCGGGTGAACCTCTTTGA
- the LOC124685032 gene encoding serine carboxypeptidase-like 18 isoform X4: MATAPPRRSLLLLLPQLLLLRSLLAAATPSITTKAVPRLPGFSGPLPFSLETGYVELDDGVRLFYYFIQSERDPEEDPVLLWLTGGPGCSALSGLVYEIGPFYFDFEGYTGSGLPTLLYKPASWTQVSNVIFVDSPAGTGFSYDTTGNRTIPSDTIVIQQLHTFLQTWFDEHPQFLPNPFYVAGDSYSGIIIPPLAMKIAKGIEYGDERLINLKGVIAGNPLTDLMLDFNSRVPFLHRMGIISDELYEAAREGCRGQYRSPSNADCANSLQAIDYITRDLNTAHILEKNCIEYPSPAIQKRPRLQDHEFHLLSVRGMDKRRTCKGEFGYSQGKGTVPSWLRCDFDIPYTKEITDAVDGHLALIAKGYRAMIYSGDHDASIPYVGTQAWIRKLNLPITDNWRPWYVDGQVVGFTRTYSNNLTYATVKGAGHTAPEYMPKECLAMIDRWLSGEPL, from the exons ATGGCGACAGCGCCACCGCGCCGGTCGCTGCTTCTGCTGTTACCGCAGCTTCTCCTCCTCCGCTCCTTGttggccgccgccacgccgtcgatCACCACGAAAGCCGTGCCGCGGCTTCCCGGTTTCAGTGGACCCCTGCCCTTCTCCCTCGAAACAGG GTACGTGGAGCTGGACGACGGCGTCCGCCTCTTCTACTACTTCATCCAgtcggagcgcgacccggaggagGACCCCGTCCTGCTCTGGCTCACCGGCGGCCCCGGATGCTCCGCCCTCTCCGGCCTCGTCTACGAGATCGGTCCTTTCTACTTCGACTTCGAGGGGTACACCGGGAGTGGACTGCCTACTCTGCTCTACAAACCAGCATCTTGGACCCAG GTTAGCAATGTCATCTTCGTCGATTCTCCGGCAGGGACAGGCTTCTCGTATGACACCACGGGCAACAGAACCATACCAAGTGACACCATTGTCATTCAACAGCTACACACCTTTCTCCAAACG TGGTTTGATGAACACCCACAGTTTTTGCCCAATCCGTTCTACGTTGCGGGTGATTCGTATAGCGGCATAATCATACCTCCTCTTGCTATGAAAATTGCTAAAG GGATAGAATACGGTGATGAGCGGCTCATCAATCTCAAG GGTGTCATTGCTGGCAATCCATTAACTGATCTAATGTTGGACTTCAACTCTCGGGTTCCGTTTCTTCATCGGATGGGAATCATATCGGATGAACTCTACGAG GCTGCTCGTGAAGGCTGTAGAGGGCAATACCGTAGCCCATCGAACGCTGATTGTGCCAATTCCCTCCAAGCCATTGACTAT ATCACAAGGGATTTGAATACTGCACACATCTTGGAGAAAAATTGTATAGAATATCCAAGCCCCGCCATTCAGAAGCGGCCGAGGTTGCAAGATCATG AATTCCACCTACTTTCTGTCCGAGGTATGGATAAACGACGAACCTGTAAGGGAGAGTTTGGGTATTCACAAGGTAAG GGAACAGTTCCATCATGGCTACGATGTGATTTCGATATACCTTACACAAAGGAAATCACCGATGCAGTGGATGGTCATTTAGCATTGATTGCTAAAGGATACCGGGCCATGATCTACAG CGGCGACCATGATGCTAGTATACCTTATGTTGGCACCCAAGCATGGATCAGAAAACTTAACCTGCCCATCACAGATAATTGGCGACCATGGTATGTGGACGGCCAAGTTGTTGG GTTCACAAGAACTTACTCCAACAATCTGACATATGCAACTGTAAAG GGTGCTGGACACACAGCCCCGGAGTACATGCCCAAGGAGTGTCTTGCCATGATCGATAGATGGCTCTCGGGTGAACCTCTTTGA
- the LOC124685032 gene encoding serine carboxypeptidase-like 18 isoform X6 codes for MATAPPRRSLLLLLPQLLLLRSLLAAATPSITTKAVPRLPGFSGPLPFSLETGYVELDDGVRLFYYFIQSERDPEEDPVLLWLTGGPGCSALSGLVYEIGPFYFDFEGYTGSGLPTLLYKPASWTQVSNVIFVDSPAGTGFSYDTTGNRTIPSDTIVIQQLHTFLQTWFDEHPQFLPNPFYVAGDSYSGIIIPPLAMKIAKGIEYGDERLINLKGVIAGNPLTDLMLDFNSRVPFLHRMGIISDELYEAAREGCRGQYRSPSNADCANSLQAIDYITRDLNTAHILEKNCIEYPSPAIQKRPRLQDHGRKRLLESAVWSICRNSTYFLSEVWINDEPVRESLGIHKVREQFHHGYDVISIYLTQRKSPMQWMVI; via the exons ATGGCGACAGCGCCACCGCGCCGGTCGCTGCTTCTGCTGTTACCGCAGCTTCTCCTCCTCCGCTCCTTGttggccgccgccacgccgtcgatCACCACGAAAGCCGTGCCGCGGCTTCCCGGTTTCAGTGGACCCCTGCCCTTCTCCCTCGAAACAGG GTACGTGGAGCTGGACGACGGCGTCCGCCTCTTCTACTACTTCATCCAgtcggagcgcgacccggaggagGACCCCGTCCTGCTCTGGCTCACCGGCGGCCCCGGATGCTCCGCCCTCTCCGGCCTCGTCTACGAGATCGGTCCTTTCTACTTCGACTTCGAGGGGTACACCGGGAGTGGACTGCCTACTCTGCTCTACAAACCAGCATCTTGGACCCAG GTTAGCAATGTCATCTTCGTCGATTCTCCGGCAGGGACAGGCTTCTCGTATGACACCACGGGCAACAGAACCATACCAAGTGACACCATTGTCATTCAACAGCTACACACCTTTCTCCAAACG TGGTTTGATGAACACCCACAGTTTTTGCCCAATCCGTTCTACGTTGCGGGTGATTCGTATAGCGGCATAATCATACCTCCTCTTGCTATGAAAATTGCTAAAG GGATAGAATACGGTGATGAGCGGCTCATCAATCTCAAG GGTGTCATTGCTGGCAATCCATTAACTGATCTAATGTTGGACTTCAACTCTCGGGTTCCGTTTCTTCATCGGATGGGAATCATATCGGATGAACTCTACGAG GCTGCTCGTGAAGGCTGTAGAGGGCAATACCGTAGCCCATCGAACGCTGATTGTGCCAATTCCCTCCAAGCCATTGACTAT ATCACAAGGGATTTGAATACTGCACACATCTTGGAGAAAAATTGTATAGAATATCCAAGCCCCGCCATTCAGAAGCGGCCGAGGTTGCAAGATCATGGTAGGAAAAGGCTATTAGAGTCCGCAGTTTGGTCTATCTGCAGG AATTCCACCTACTTTCTGTCCGAGGTATGGATAAACGACGAACCTGTAAGGGAGAGTTTGGGTATTCACAAGGTAAG GGAACAGTTCCATCATGGCTACGATGTGATTTCGATATACCTTACACAAAGGAAATCACCGATGCAGTGGATGGTCATTTAG